One Fibrobacter sp. UWH4 genomic region harbors:
- a CDS encoding YidC/Oxa1 family insertase periplasmic-domain containing protein — translation MNKNTIIGSVLIGAIMIWWFFMNSANNEAAAKAKLAQKAAAKEAAAQVADSSTAPSANGLVLPGSTAEVKAAPVLGAPATDKVTEPAEVAGSTADSANVIASEAKQSTADSAAAEAPKVVAQRTVTVETDKFIMTLSNKGGKVQSVIVKALPDSANHFPELIQDTALGALDLNLGGADLSEVLFDVDAPEWINVENDTTVQFVFTDANGNQLVRSYGFTKAGVAVRQVNKFKGFRVDKYELSWKGGMRETEEFPKGKSFGGTSYFFSEVIFKNNEITERETFNDAMTFDNANYYWVGMRRKYVAMSVQFDSPVPAQVKAKHINLATEGNPDPGTYSLSIADAVRGDSVAYNFMVLPLEWSEVESLGQGYEKIIVTGSKWFPGSSIWFVWICAMLLKLLKFFYSIIPNYGVAIILVTFIVRGITTPFTIKQLKSTSAMSKLKPQLDEINVKYRSDPQKKQAAIMELYAKNGVNPLASCTGGCLPMIIQMPIFMGLFFVLGRAVELRGMPAFLWITDLSRSDVIFHGFSIPFLMPDGLALLPWIMVVTTYFQTKVTMSGNGAMDPAQAKMMTWMMPAMMFLFSAVMPSGLVLYWIVSNFWSIIQYKIIRRDNGNNGPKTVNGKKVVDAEVVK, via the coding sequence ATGAACAAGAATACTATCATCGGATCCGTTCTTATCGGCGCCATCATGATTTGGTGGTTCTTCATGAACTCGGCGAACAACGAGGCTGCCGCAAAGGCGAAGCTTGCGCAGAAGGCCGCCGCCAAGGAAGCTGCCGCCCAGGTCGCCGATTCCTCCACAGCTCCGTCTGCAAACGGACTCGTGCTCCCCGGCTCCACTGCCGAAGTCAAGGCCGCCCCGGTTCTCGGTGCTCCGGCAACGGACAAGGTCACTGAGCCTGCCGAAGTGGCCGGATCCACCGCCGATAGCGCAAACGTCATTGCGAGCGAAGCGAAGCAATCCACCGCAGATTCTGCCGCTGCAGAAGCCCCGAAGGTTGTCGCCCAGCGCACGGTCACGGTCGAAACCGACAAGTTCATCATGACCCTGAGCAACAAGGGCGGCAAGGTCCAGAGCGTTATCGTCAAGGCCCTGCCGGATTCCGCAAACCATTTCCCCGAACTCATTCAGGATACCGCGCTCGGCGCCCTCGACCTGAACCTCGGCGGTGCCGACCTTTCCGAAGTCCTGTTCGATGTCGATGCTCCGGAATGGATCAATGTCGAAAACGATACTACGGTACAGTTTGTCTTTACTGATGCCAACGGCAACCAGTTGGTGCGTAGCTACGGCTTCACCAAGGCTGGCGTCGCTGTTCGCCAGGTGAACAAGTTCAAGGGCTTCCGCGTCGACAAGTACGAGCTTTCCTGGAAGGGCGGCATGCGTGAAACCGAAGAATTCCCGAAGGGCAAGAGCTTCGGCGGTACAAGCTACTTCTTTAGCGAAGTGATTTTCAAGAACAACGAAATCACCGAACGCGAAACATTCAACGATGCCATGACCTTCGACAACGCCAACTACTACTGGGTCGGCATGCGCCGTAAGTACGTGGCCATGTCGGTGCAGTTCGATTCTCCGGTGCCGGCACAGGTCAAGGCCAAGCACATCAATTTGGCTACCGAGGGCAACCCGGATCCGGGTACCTACAGCCTCTCCATTGCAGACGCCGTGCGCGGCGATTCCGTTGCCTACAATTTCATGGTGCTCCCGCTGGAATGGTCCGAAGTCGAATCGCTCGGCCAGGGCTACGAAAAGATTATCGTGACGGGCTCCAAGTGGTTCCCCGGTTCCAGCATCTGGTTCGTGTGGATTTGCGCCATGCTCCTCAAGCTGCTCAAGTTCTTCTACTCCATCATTCCGAACTACGGCGTCGCCATTATCCTTGTGACTTTCATTGTTCGCGGCATTACGACCCCGTTCACCATCAAGCAGCTCAAGTCGACTTCTGCCATGAGCAAGCTCAAGCCGCAGCTCGACGAAATCAATGTGAAGTACCGTAGCGATCCGCAAAAGAAGCAGGCCGCCATCATGGAGCTTTACGCCAAGAACGGCGTGAACCCGCTTGCGAGCTGCACCGGCGGCTGCCTCCCGATGATTATTCAGATGCCGATTTTCATGGGCCTCTTCTTCGTGCTCGGTCGCGCCGTTGAACTCCGCGGCATGCCGGCCTTCCTCTGGATTACCGACCTCAGCCGCAGCGACGTGATTTTCCACGGCTTCAGTATTCCGTTCCTCATGCCCGATGGCCTCGCTCTCCTCCCGTGGATTATGGTGGTTACCACCTACTTCCAGACCAAGGTGACCATGAGCGGCAACGGCGCCATGGACCCCGCCCAGGCAAAGATGATGACTTGGATGATGCCGGCCATGATGTTCCTCTTCAGCGCGGTGATGCCCTCCGGCCTCGTGCTCTACTGGATTGTGTCCAACTTCTGGAGCATCATTCAGTACAAGATTATCCGCCGCGACAACGGCAATAATGGACCGAAAACCGTGAATGGCAAGAAGGTCGTCGACGCCGAAGTCGTGAAGTAG
- a CDS encoding GIY-YIG nuclease family protein has product MPSDYYTYIMSNQNNTTIYVGVTNSIERRTLEHIEGVGAIFTSKYKINKLVYFERYTEIKDAIQREKQLKGWRRDKKNSLVNSMNPEWNDLMRG; this is encoded by the coding sequence ATGCCAAGCGATTACTACACATACATAATGTCGAATCAAAATAACACCACTATTTATGTCGGTGTTACTAACAGCATAGAACGTCGCACGTTGGAACATATTGAAGGCGTTGGAGCCATTTTCACATCTAAATACAAAATTAACAAACTCGTTTACTTCGAGCGTTACACAGAAATAAAAGATGCTATTCAAAGAGAAAAGCAACTTAAAGGATGGAGAAGAGACAAGAAAAATAGTCTTGTAAATTCAATGAACCCCGAGTGGAATGACTTGATGCGTGGTTGA
- a CDS encoding ribonuclease R family protein: MAQHLPSEEQIIAILRDEPMVGSRLRSALGLPKKQKMAFKQMLADMVDRGLLKRTSHKEYQLGDGESVEEKREKRVKKIAEQYPEDNRRLGARSRRQTGKKNETRVKRGILHQTGEEEWEVHELETGKVYEMCHRRQAPGKEGETISFTLYPHPKLKHSYLAKVDRTAEAMNISWDEVKTKFMEDANLPKDFSPAIKKYVDGVKEPCGKDFKGRVDYRQLTILCIDPDGAMDHDDAISVERTPKGYRLGVHIADVSYYVPEGSELDEEALERSYTQYLPWTAVPMLPDKLSSNVCSLHQGVDRCAFTCMMELDKHANVLSWDFHRSIVKITKSITYEQAMEMMKNGDDDIKALAEVTALLKQNRTKDGLLEFQSTEFGCKFNEKGEPEKIYPRTTDESNSWVEECMLIANNCCAKELKKRKLQGIYRIHEAPDTKDIMELYYMYPDLFKDSPVMLRDLGKPRSGDTNLNPTAFKLYEHLVKRAQGDETLTNRILRSMQKAHYDSNSFGHFALNWQDYAHFTSPIRRYADLWCHRELARKGAEITAERKNSVIEVCDLISANEVKNQKTERIAIKVCSCWILKSHIGDDFEATVSGIEEWGIYVSIADPIAEGLVRFRDIAGDDFYVFNPDQGLAFGKKSGRTFRRGDKVLVRLLRVDPLRGQADFSIIEKLSSEPKKRRRQGESRDDYRSRDVHERADRAAAAEALGYVSQPDEDFDDDVPEFVSAHSHMNRGGRGKSRGGKFDSDAPSFERSGRSSRGKGGNSRSASRDDREGFHVASKPRKGGSRKGAGRSQRRR; encoded by the coding sequence ATGGCTCAGCATTTACCTAGCGAAGAACAGATTATTGCAATTCTGCGCGACGAACCGATGGTCGGTAGCCGCCTACGCAGCGCGCTCGGGCTGCCCAAAAAGCAGAAGATGGCCTTTAAGCAGATGCTTGCCGACATGGTGGACCGCGGGCTTTTGAAGCGTACCAGCCACAAGGAATACCAGCTGGGAGACGGCGAAAGCGTCGAAGAAAAGCGCGAAAAACGCGTGAAGAAGATTGCGGAACAGTACCCCGAAGACAACCGCCGCCTGGGTGCCCGCAGCCGCAGGCAGACGGGCAAGAAAAACGAGACCCGCGTGAAGCGCGGCATTCTGCACCAGACGGGCGAAGAAGAATGGGAAGTGCACGAACTCGAAACCGGCAAGGTGTACGAGATGTGCCACCGCAGGCAGGCCCCGGGCAAGGAAGGCGAAACCATCAGCTTTACGCTGTACCCGCACCCGAAACTCAAGCACAGCTACTTGGCAAAGGTCGACCGCACTGCCGAAGCGATGAATATCAGCTGGGACGAAGTCAAGACAAAGTTCATGGAAGACGCGAACTTGCCGAAGGACTTCAGCCCGGCCATCAAGAAGTATGTGGACGGCGTCAAGGAGCCGTGCGGCAAGGACTTCAAGGGCCGCGTGGATTACAGGCAGCTCACGATTCTCTGTATCGACCCCGATGGCGCCATGGACCACGACGACGCCATTAGCGTGGAACGCACCCCCAAGGGCTACAGGCTGGGCGTGCACATTGCCGACGTGAGCTACTACGTGCCGGAAGGTTCCGAGCTCGACGAAGAGGCTCTGGAAAGGAGCTATACGCAGTACCTGCCGTGGACTGCCGTGCCGATGCTCCCGGATAAGCTTTCGAGCAATGTTTGCAGCCTGCACCAGGGTGTGGACCGCTGCGCATTCACCTGCATGATGGAACTCGACAAACACGCGAACGTGCTCAGTTGGGATTTCCACCGCAGTATCGTGAAGATTACCAAGTCCATCACCTACGAGCAGGCGATGGAAATGATGAAGAACGGCGACGACGACATCAAGGCGCTCGCCGAGGTGACCGCACTCTTGAAACAGAACCGCACCAAGGACGGCCTACTGGAATTCCAGAGCACCGAATTCGGCTGCAAGTTCAACGAGAAAGGCGAACCGGAAAAGATTTACCCGCGCACGACCGACGAATCTAACTCGTGGGTGGAAGAATGCATGCTCATTGCAAACAACTGCTGCGCGAAGGAGCTCAAGAAGCGTAAGCTCCAGGGCATTTACCGTATCCACGAGGCACCGGATACCAAGGACATCATGGAACTGTACTACATGTACCCGGACCTGTTCAAGGATTCTCCGGTGATGTTGCGCGACCTGGGCAAGCCCCGCAGCGGCGACACGAACCTGAACCCGACGGCATTCAAGCTGTACGAACATTTGGTGAAACGTGCCCAAGGCGACGAGACTCTCACAAACCGAATTCTTCGCAGCATGCAGAAGGCGCATTACGACAGCAACAGCTTCGGCCACTTCGCATTAAACTGGCAGGACTACGCCCACTTTACGAGCCCGATTCGCCGTTACGCCGACTTGTGGTGTCACCGTGAACTCGCGCGCAAGGGCGCCGAGATTACTGCCGAACGCAAGAACAGCGTGATTGAAGTCTGCGACTTGATTTCGGCAAACGAAGTCAAGAACCAGAAGACCGAACGCATTGCCATCAAGGTGTGCAGCTGCTGGATTTTGAAGAGCCACATCGGCGATGACTTCGAGGCAACCGTCTCGGGCATCGAGGAATGGGGCATCTACGTTTCTATCGCAGACCCGATTGCCGAAGGCCTGGTGCGTTTCCGCGATATCGCAGGCGATGACTTCTACGTATTCAACCCGGACCAGGGACTTGCCTTCGGCAAGAAGAGCGGGCGTACGTTCCGGCGCGGCGACAAGGTGCTGGTGCGCCTTTTGCGGGTAGACCCGCTGCGCGGTCAGGCGGACTTCAGCATTATCGAAAAGCTCAGCAGCGAACCGAAGAAGCGCCGCCGTCAAGGCGAATCGCGCGACGACTACCGCAGCCGCGACGTTCATGAACGCGCTGACCGCGCCGCCGCGGCGGAAGCCCTCGGCTACGTGAGCCAGCCCGACGAAGACTTTGACGACGATGTTCCGGAATTTGTTTCGGCACACAGCCACATGAACCGTGGCGGCCGCGGAAAATCTCGCGGCGGCAAGTTCGATTCCGACGCTCCGAGCTTCGAACGTTCTGGTCGCAGTTCTCGCGGCAAGGGCGGAAATTCCCGTAGCGCATCCCGCGATGACCGCGAAGGATTCCATGTCGCAAGCAAGCCTCGCAAGGGCGGCTCCCGCAAGGGTGCCGGTCGCAGCCAAAGGAGAAGGTAA
- a CDS encoding 1-acyl-sn-glycerol-3-phosphate acyltransferase, which produces MAFIRAILYYLNIAICLFVIGLPYMFYRGVLCRRWSDSTRVCIPFFNTTFKLFGIKIEIEGKENIPNHKQFVIVANHQSFLDINVIWPTITITSFIAKAELWKIPVFGWVLNKIGCIPVYKNPRKNLGMGAIVKKRLEDNVTISVFPEGHRSNDGHMLPFQNGIFRMAKENKFPLLPVTLVDTGKRLSKTKWAQTPGVVKIVVHPLQTPESFENKSATQLRDEIHNMISSALPYRQADAATAAKKEA; this is translated from the coding sequence ATGGCTTTTATCCGAGCAATTCTCTACTACTTGAATATCGCAATCTGTCTGTTCGTTATCGGTCTCCCGTATATGTTCTACAGGGGCGTTTTGTGCCGCCGTTGGTCCGACAGCACCCGCGTGTGCATTCCCTTCTTCAACACCACTTTTAAACTGTTCGGCATCAAGATCGAAATCGAAGGCAAAGAAAACATTCCTAACCACAAGCAATTTGTCATCGTCGCAAACCACCAGAGCTTTTTGGACATCAATGTTATTTGGCCCACCATCACGATTACCTCGTTCATCGCGAAAGCCGAACTTTGGAAGATTCCCGTATTCGGCTGGGTGCTGAACAAGATCGGCTGCATCCCCGTATACAAGAACCCGCGCAAGAACCTCGGCATGGGAGCCATCGTGAAAAAAAGGCTCGAAGACAATGTGACCATTTCCGTATTCCCCGAAGGGCATCGCAGCAACGACGGGCACATGCTCCCGTTCCAGAACGGAATTTTCCGCATGGCCAAGGAAAACAAGTTTCCGCTCCTGCCGGTGACGCTTGTGGATACGGGCAAGCGGCTTTCCAAGACCAAGTGGGCGCAGACCCCGGGTGTCGTGAAGATTGTGGTACACCCGCTCCAGACACCCGAAAGCTTTGAGAACAAATCCGCCACGCAGCTGCGCGACGAGATTCACAACATGATTTCATCGGCACTGCCTTACAGACAGGCCGACGCCGCCACCGCGGCAAAAAAGGAGGCCTAG
- the pyrC gene encoding dihydroorotase: MQLPLPDDFHAHLRQGDLMPGYVRDLVSQFGRAIIMPNTIPAMTSAKAIAEYKAQILEAAKSVRADFQPLMTFKLNPNYTEQDLKDMMAVGVVAGKYYPAGVTTNSADGISDFEAVFPVVAMMEKLGLVLCVHGEEPGEFCLDREPAFIKRVETLVEKFPKLKIVFEHLSSAKSVEAVKRLPANVAATITVHHLMMTLDDIVGDALRPHHFCKPLPKRPEDRAAIREAAFSGNPKFFLGTDSAPHQLSKKECPCGAAGVYSAPVAIPLLLQEFERAGHLDKLGDFIAGFGADFYGLPRTTQQIEVVKESWTVPTIVNGVVPLAAGQTLDWKIK; encoded by the coding sequence ATGCAACTTCCTTTACCGGACGATTTTCACGCACACCTGCGCCAGGGCGACCTTATGCCCGGCTACGTGCGCGACCTTGTATCTCAATTCGGGCGTGCAATCATCATGCCCAACACGATTCCCGCCATGACGAGCGCCAAGGCGATCGCCGAATACAAGGCCCAGATACTGGAAGCGGCCAAGAGCGTACGCGCCGATTTTCAGCCGCTGATGACCTTCAAGCTGAATCCGAACTACACGGAACAGGACCTCAAGGACATGATGGCGGTGGGCGTTGTCGCGGGCAAGTACTACCCCGCCGGAGTCACCACCAACAGCGCCGACGGTATCAGTGATTTCGAAGCGGTATTCCCTGTAGTCGCGATGATGGAAAAGCTTGGACTTGTCCTTTGCGTACACGGCGAAGAACCGGGTGAATTCTGCCTGGACCGCGAGCCGGCTTTTATCAAGCGAGTCGAAACGCTCGTCGAAAAATTTCCGAAACTGAAAATCGTATTCGAGCACCTGAGCTCCGCAAAGTCCGTCGAGGCAGTCAAGAGGCTACCGGCGAACGTGGCAGCAACCATCACGGTGCACCACCTGATGATGACCCTCGACGATATCGTCGGGGACGCCCTCAGGCCGCACCATTTCTGCAAGCCGCTGCCAAAGCGGCCTGAAGACCGTGCCGCCATTCGCGAAGCCGCCTTCAGCGGCAATCCCAAGTTCTTTCTCGGCACGGACTCCGCTCCGCACCAGCTGAGTAAAAAGGAATGTCCGTGCGGAGCGGCGGGCGTCTACAGCGCCCCGGTGGCAATCCCGCTGCTGCTCCAGGAATTCGAACGTGCAGGCCACCTCGACAAGCTCGGCGACTTCATCGCAGGATTCGGCGCCGACTTCTACGGTCTTCCGCGCACGACGCAGCAAATCGAAGTCGTCAAAGAATCGTGGACAGTCCCCACCATCGTCAACGGAGTCGTTCCGCTCGCCGCGGGTCAGACCCTTGATTGGAAAATAAAGTAA
- a CDS encoding GGDEF domain-containing protein, with amino-acid sequence MIAFIAVQTGLYNQCYLVMCCILSCFLMPLLFLFCGGITSGMPLYCITSLSLIAFAQGRFKVPAFIFSLGIQSATIAATWAYPDLLVAQLDRDAAYLDILVTHLLTGFTLFSIGTFSLWAYSHERDKTTKLLNQLDYLSMRDPLTGLYNRRHLLNYLENAIWNRRHDFYLAMLDIDDFKRINYTYGQDFGDEVIRTVGHLLQKNEDEMSGECVARYGCEKYMYVINAGSEVEAYAKVEAFRKAIRNLTFENHPQVSLTVSGGFVPCFSRGFADVKQMLIKVDSLRVAAKQQGKNQIRNMVE; translated from the coding sequence ATGATCGCGTTCATTGCTGTCCAGACGGGCCTGTATAATCAGTGCTACCTGGTCATGTGCTGCATTCTCAGCTGTTTCTTGATGCCCCTCCTGTTCCTGTTCTGCGGAGGAATTACGAGCGGCATGCCCCTCTACTGCATCACGTCACTTTCCCTGATTGCCTTCGCCCAAGGCCGCTTCAAGGTGCCGGCATTCATCTTCTCCCTGGGCATCCAGTCTGCGACTATCGCCGCGACCTGGGCCTACCCCGACCTGCTTGTCGCCCAACTCGACCGCGATGCTGCCTATCTGGACATCCTGGTGACCCACCTTCTGACGGGTTTCACCTTGTTCTCCATCGGGACCTTTTCGCTCTGGGCCTATTCGCATGAACGAGATAAAACGACCAAGCTACTGAACCAGCTGGACTATCTTTCGATGCGCGACCCCCTGACCGGCCTCTACAATAGGCGCCACCTGCTGAACTATCTCGAAAATGCTATCTGGAACCGTCGCCACGACTTCTATCTGGCTATGCTGGACATTGACGACTTCAAGAGAATCAACTATACGTACGGACAGGATTTCGGAGACGAAGTCATTCGCACTGTCGGGCACCTGTTGCAAAAGAACGAAGACGAAATGAGCGGCGAATGCGTCGCCCGTTACGGTTGCGAAAAATACATGTACGTCATTAACGCGGGCTCGGAAGTCGAAGCCTACGCCAAGGTGGAAGCCTTCCGCAAGGCAATCCGCAACCTGACATTCGAGAACCACCCCCAGGTGTCGCTCACGGTAAGCGGAGGTTTCGTCCCCTGCTTTAGCCGCGGATTCGCCGATGTCAAGCAGATGCTGATCAAGGTCGATTCACTTCGTGTTGCGGCCAAGCAGCAAGGCAAAAACCAGATTAGAAACATGGTGGAATAG
- a CDS encoding DivIVA domain-containing protein: protein MELTPLDIRNQTFHKKNFGGIDPEEVKAFLETAAGAFEQMSRDKTDLTERLKVAEERVNYYRQIEKTIQDAVVTMQRTVDEVKATAEKEAEIIVAEAKARAVREVESTKKEAEELRMEIEQLKQLRTNYFIRCRALIKGQEELLSAMENDQRMQEELRRPAAPVAGNVLA from the coding sequence ATGGAACTTACACCTTTGGATATCCGTAATCAGACCTTCCACAAGAAAAATTTCGGTGGTATCGATCCCGAAGAGGTCAAGGCGTTTTTGGAAACGGCCGCAGGAGCCTTCGAGCAGATGTCCAGGGACAAAACCGATCTGACCGAGAGGCTTAAGGTTGCCGAAGAACGTGTCAATTATTACCGCCAGATCGAAAAGACCATCCAGGATGCCGTGGTGACCATGCAGCGGACGGTAGACGAGGTCAAGGCGACCGCCGAAAAAGAAGCGGAAATCATCGTGGCCGAAGCCAAGGCGCGCGCTGTGCGCGAGGTGGAGTCCACCAAGAAGGAAGCCGAAGAACTCCGTATGGAAATCGAGCAGCTCAAACAGCTGCGGACCAACTACTTCATCCGTTGCCGTGCGCTTATCAAAGGGCAAGAGGAACTTCTTTCGGCCATGGAAAACGACCAACGTATGCAAGAGGAGCTTAGGCGTCCTGCCGCACCGGTCGCAGGGAATGTCCTTGCCTAG
- a CDS encoding DUF167 domain-containing protein: MKINIKVHARSKRESVVELPDGSFKVEVKAPPVDGAANEAICALLAEHFGVHKRDVSVVTGATNNKKVVEVIK, translated from the coding sequence ATGAAAATTAATATAAAAGTCCATGCGAGAAGCAAGCGCGAAAGCGTCGTGGAACTGCCGGACGGTAGTTTCAAGGTGGAAGTCAAGGCTCCCCCTGTGGACGGGGCTGCGAACGAGGCCATCTGTGCGCTTCTGGCAGAACATTTTGGTGTTCACAAGAGGGACGTGTCGGTTGTGACTGGTGCAACGAACAATAAAAAAGTTGTAGAGGTTATTAAATAG